In Panthera leo isolate Ple1 chromosome B3, P.leo_Ple1_pat1.1, whole genome shotgun sequence, a single genomic region encodes these proteins:
- the PYGO1 gene encoding pygopus homolog 1 → MSAEQEKDPISLKRVRGGDSGLDGLGGPGVQLGSPDKKKRKTNTQGPSFPPLSEYAPPPNPNSDHLVAANPFDDNYNTISYKPLPSSNPYLGPGYPGFGGYSTFRMPPHVPPRMSSPYCGPYSLRNQPHPFPQNPLGMGFNRPHAFNFGPHDNSSFGNPSYNNALSQNVNMPNQHFRQNPAENFNQIPPQNTNQVSNPDLASNFVPGNNSNFTSPLESNHSFIPPPNTFGQAKAPPQKQDFSQGATKNTNQNSSAHPPHLNMDDTVNQSNIELKNVNRNSAVNQENSRSSTTEATNNSHANGTQNKPRQPRGAPDACTTEKSNKSSLHPSRHGHSSSDPVYPCGICTNEVNDDQDAILCEASCQKWFHRICTGMTETAYGLLTAEASAVWGCDTCMADKDVQLMRTRETFGPPAVGSDA, encoded by the exons gtGGTGATAGTGGACTGGATGGGTTAGGAGGACCAGGTGTACAACTAGGAAGCCCAGATAAGAAAAAACGCAAGACAAATACACAG GGGCCTTCTTTTCCTCCATTGTCTGAGTATGCTCCACCACCGAATCCAAACTCTGACCATCTAGTGGCTGCTAATCCATTTGATGACAACTATAATACTATTTCCTATAAACCACTACCTTCATCAAATCCATATCTTGGCCCTGGTTATCCTGGCTTTGGAGGCTATAGCACATTCAGAATGCCACCTCACGTTCCTCCAAGAATGTCTTCCCCATACTGTGGTCCTTACTCACTCAGGAATCAGCCACACCCATTTCCTCAGAATCCTTTGGGCATGGGTTTTAATCGACCTCATGCTTTTAACTTTGGGCCCCATGATAATTCAAGCTTTGGAAATCCATCTTATAATAATGCACTAAGTCAGAATGTTAACATGCCTAATCAACATTTTAGACAAAATCCTGCTGAAAACTTCAATCAGATTCCTCCACAGAATACTAACCAAGTATCTAACCCTGACTTGGCATCTAACTTTGTCcctggaaataattcaaattttacttCTCCATTAGAATCTAATCATTCTTTTATTCCTCCCCCAAACACTTTTGGTCAAGCAAAAGCACCACCCCAAAAACAAGACTTTAGCCAAGGAGCAACCAAAAACACTAATCAAAATTCCTCTGCTCATCCACCTCACTTAAATATGGATGACACAGTGAATCAGAgtaatattgaattaaaaaatgttaatcgAAACAGTGCAGTAAATCAAGAGAATAGCCGTTCCAGTACCACAGAAGCTACAAATAACAGCCATGCAAATGGGACGCAGAATAAGCCGCGACAACCTAGAGGTGCCCCAGATGCGTGCACCACTGAAAAAAGCAATAAATCCTCTCTCCACCCAAGCCGTCATGGCCATTCTTCTTCTGACCCAGTGTATCCTTGTGGAATTTGTACAAATGAAGTGAATGATGATCAGGATGCCATCTTATGTGAAGCCTCTTGTCAGAAATGGTTTCATCGGATCTGCACTGGAATGACTGAAACAGCTTATGGCCTCCTAACTGCAGAAGCATCAGCAGTATGGGGCTGTGATACCTGTATGGCTGACAAAGATGTCCAGTTAATGCGTACTCGAGAAACTTTTGGTCCGCCTGCAGTGGGCAGTGATGCTTAA